One Danio aesculapii chromosome 13, fDanAes4.1, whole genome shotgun sequence DNA window includes the following coding sequences:
- the eif4ebp2 gene encoding eukaryotic translation initiation factor 4E-binding protein 2 → MSSSRQLSESRAIPTRTVLINDSTQLPHDYCTTPGGTLFSTTPGGTRIIYDRKFLLDRRNSPIAQTPPAHLPVIPGVTGKNILNEIKRNEANNINNHDAKPGQGEDAQFEMDI, encoded by the exons ATGTCGTCCAGTCGTCAGCTTAGTGAGAGCAGGGCCATCCCGACCAGGACGGTGCTGATCAACGACTCAACGCAGCTACCTCACGACTATTGCACCACTCCTGGAGGCACTTTATTCTCCACTACCCCGGGAG GAACTCGAATAATCTATGATCGTAAGTTCCTGTTGGACCGGCGTAACTCCCCCATCGCCCAGACCCCACCAGCGCACCTGCCGGTTATCCCAGGAGTGACAGGCAAGAACATCCTGAATGAAATCAAGAGGAATGAAGCGAACAACATCAACAACCATGATGCCAAGCCAGGGCAAG GTGAAGATGCTCAGTTTGAGATGGACATCTAA